The DNA region GTCGCGGGCCCAGGCTCGGtgcgtgacagaatggtatcagaacCGATCACCAGCAAGGAACACCAGGAAATAAGTGTTATGTGGAACAAAATACTACGTGCATGAGAGctacctcttgaacctgcggggcaaagtgatacatgacgggagccacctcttgaacttgTAGAAGTCATCTCTAGATTTTCGACACCGGTGGATCGAGGGATCAGGtcgcgacgaggacgtcgcgttcggaatgaggggtgattgtgatatcCCTTAtctcacatcttaaaaattaaatatttaaaataagtttataatAGACTTACAATGGAATTCTATAGCAATTTGGATTAATTCGTAAAACgatgacgaatacgaagtaattCCTATAAGAATTTACTGTGCAGTTATGTAGGCATGAGCTCGTGCTCAGGATGTGACAGATTGAGTATTTTTCAGACGTTTTTGTATTGTTCTTTTATTGGTTTCATTAATAATAGAGACAAACAAAATATTGTCTCGATGTATTTTTAGAAACTTTAAAGTACGCTCCTTTCTTTTTTTAACAactatatttctttttcttttttctagataaaattaaatttttttaatatatatatatataaaatagacTGTATATGCACACAAAGTGTGCACACGTGGCTAGTGATATAATAACTACTTTTATGTGGAGAAAGGCAAATTTTGCTCTTAATGTATTTTACGAAACTAATTATCAGGAACGACTTTTGAGCTTTTAAAGTTTTTGTATCCCTTTTAGGcgataattttttctttatgaaaatgttaattgATTGACTTTACTTTGAAAAAAATGTCAGCTGATTAATTTCCCATATATATTGCTTCCCCTTTATATCAATTAATAAGTGAAAAACTCATATAATCTAATAATATTGGAATATGTAAAAAATTACTCTGAATCataaaacaattcttataactgcaaacatataaaaattttcaaaaaattagttgacctttatttttttaaaaaggtcCCTGACCCGACTTACCTATATTCAATATAAAAGTTATTGCTCAACCCGATTTTAATTTATCAATGTAgattcaatttatatatattttttttgaatttcacGTGTCCAAATCAATTTCAGATCCTTAAACTAGAGGAGAGGAAATCTTACTGATTTTCATTCCAAACTCTGGTAATATAgagtaaaaattatatataaaaagaaaatgatcCAATCCAATATAACATATTATACACAGTAGTCTgtctaatatattttattaataaaaacatgtaatGAAGATATCAAAGAATATTGTGCGAAATATATATTGATCAATAGCTTTTTGTCTAAGTTCACGCACTCAAATTAGCATCCAATTTTTCACTAAAATTTTTGTCCCATGCATGCACTTAGCCGTTTTCAGTTAAATGTTAATCATCTCTTGATTTCCGCCGATATATTGCGTATTccaaatttcattttcctttatcttttctttttctgttaagaaaaaataaagaaaccaCTACCATTTCATTTATACTAACTCTGAAGTAAAAACACAAGCTTTTTACCTCCAAATCACCTATAAATATGCAACTCCCAAATGAAATGGAAACCTCCCCACCTCTCTCAAACCCCACTAAAACTCTATTAAAAAATGTATCTTATTACCAACTCTATCGCCGACGCTATTTTTCTTGcacttttcttgattttatgcCACAAATCATTCGCCACTCCAACCATGTTAAATGTCATGGATTTTGGTGCAAAGCCAGATGCAAAGACCGACTCCACTGCCGCATTTTCGACGGCATGGTCCTCGGCCTGCGGCGACATAAATCCCTCCACCATTTATGTGCCAAAAGGGAGGTTCTTGCTCAAGAACTTACACTTTAGTGGTCCTTGTAGCAATAATACAATCACCATTCAAGTCGACGGCACCCTTGTCGCCCCCCTCGACTACAACGTCATTGGGAACGTCGGAAACTGGCTAATTTTCGAGGATGTCGATGGCGTCTCTATTCGAGGTGGCACCCTCGATGGCCAAGGTGCCGGCTTGTGGGCTTGTAAGATGCATGGCAGCAACTGCCCTAGTGGTGCGACGGTAAGTGTTTTTTTGTATAGTAGCAtttttggttcaatttttcAAGGAAAATAATTAAgttccataaaaaaaatcaatcaaaacacATGAATGATTAACATTTTTTTCCCTCAAGATACTGATTTCTCTTGATTATgatttttacaatattttttttatatttaaaaatacatgtttGGATAGATTAATATTGTGATGCAAACAAGCTAAGCTAGAATTAAAGCTTGGAAGTTTCAAAAGCAACGGTTTTGATTTCTTGGTCATGTGGGATGTTTAGTGGTCATTTTTGTAGGAGATTAACTACTTTTAGGTTAGTGAGAAAGTGTATGGTCACGGTTATTTAGAAGACAATAATTACAcattaaattttagtttaaattttaataaattacataACGTGTCTAATTTCTCCAAATGAGTAAATGCACCTATCCACTaatattctttttgttttattatttgtaTCTTGATAAGTCAACattccaaatataaatttataaataaatttacctaagtcccgaatcaaatattttcatattaaatgCATCTGTCCGCGAATATTCTAATATTTATGGTCCGATTTGTTTAGACTTTACAcacaataaaaattagtttGTACTAGTACTAATTGTGCAAAATTGTAAAGTTTTCCTTTTCTCTTGCAGTCTTTGGGAATATGGAATTCAAAAAACGTGGAAATTATTGGACTGAGTTCCATAAATAGCCAAATGTTTCATATCGTGATCAATGGATGTCAAAACGTGAAGTTGCAGGGAGTCGACATTTCGGCTTCGGGAAACAGCCCTAACACCGATGGGGTTCACGTTCAATTATCCACCGATGTGGCCATTTTGAACTCTAAAATCAGTACGGGAGACGATTGCGTCTCGATCGGGCCTGGAGCCATGAATTTGTTGATCGAAAATGTCGATTGCGGCCCCGGACACGGTATCAGGTATTTGCATAAATTTCTTTTAACGTAACACAACTTGGGTACGTATTGTGATGACTGAATGTTACTTTGAATGCAGCATTGGAAGCTTAGGCAAGGATTTTGATGAAGCTGGAGTACATAATGTGACAGTTAGAACGGTTAGATTTAAAGATGCACAAAATGGGCTGAGGATTAAGACATGGGGAAGACCAAGCAAAGGGTTTGTTAATAATGTTGTGTTTCAGCATGCAATAATGGACAATGTGCAAAACCCTATCGTGATAGACCAAAATTATTGCCCCGGCAACAAAAATTGTCCTGGACAGGTACATAGACGAGACGAGACGAGACGAAATTATAACAAACTCGATTTAGTTTATTTTCCCGTTGGATGACTTggccatatatatttttatcatgcaGGTGTCGGGTGTGAAAATCAGTGATGTTACTTACCAGGATATTCATGGGACATCAGCAACTGAAGTAGCTGTGAAATTTGATTGCAGCAAGAGTAAACCCTGCGACCAAATCAAATTGGAAAACGTTACCCTAAGTTACCAAAACCATGCGCCAAAGGCTTTGTGTTCTAATGCGGCAGGGACGACCACGGGTCGAGTCGAGCCGACAAGTTGTTTGGTCTAATTAGGACGAACCCACGAGCGATCGATTTTGTTTGATCATGTGGCGTGGCGGCCTCAAAtgaaattatatgtaaattttcgtgtgattcaattttaatatacGATTTCTAGTTTTGCCCCAAGCATTGTTTCGGGCAAAAGCATGAAAAAAATGTGATCGGTGTTTTGGTTGACCATATTAAACTTGAAAAAGAGCAGAAAAATGcgaaaaaaatgttatgtttttaGATCGAATTTGAaactatttttttgaattttaatataacttttaaactttattttaaataataaatatttaataatataaaaaattttaaaaaaaaactcgaaTAAAACTTGTCTCTAACCCTTCCTTACTTtacaactaaaaaaaaatacttggcCTAAGCAAAAATTTTACCACACACATTCATGATTTTGGAACTTATGTTTTTAATAAACTTGAAATTGCATgcatttattcttaaaattaaCGTGTTTATGTGCTATTTAATATATCTGATATATGATTagatttatataataaaactaaaaacaCATGTTAAAACATTTTTCTCACGTCTCTTAATCTAGCAGACTTACAAATGATAACaacattgtttatttattttagtagGACCTCCAATATTGACCGTTgacaacaatgatatatacaaaAACAAAACGAGATTGCTGTAAAATCTAAATGtaatatgataaatattttagtcACCTTGGGATCTTGATGATATAATTATGCATATGATATTATTAACAGTAATAATTTTtgagttattattttataataataataatttgtttatataaagtaggaaaaaaatataatatgcaaAGGTGGTTTTACGAATATCCAGAGATTTTATGTTACATGATGTGTTAGCATTCATCATTGGTTTTGTGTGGATTCTCTGTACCAAATGAACGGTGAAAATCCGCTGAGAGATTATAGAATTTCCCACAAAGTTCCGAACATATCCACTAAagtagataaaaaaataaaaataattcaagGAGAAAAAGTTACGAATATAGAAACAAAATTGGGACATGTGATCTAACTACACTGACATCCAAAAAAAAGTTGTGCTTTAAAGTCAGGAAAATTGCAACAACCGCTGTTGATTGTGTACATCATGTAGGTAATTTCTCTGATTTTTTATGTGGTTCTCCGTGGATTGAAAAAAGATTCGATCTTTAATCTTGATGGTGGCTCTTGGAAACATTTCTCTTAAATTCAGATTTTGGGTTGAAATCGATACAATTCGAGCTCCATATCTTGTGAGACTTAATTATTTTTGGAAGTGGTTCGAGTGATTTCATCCACTTCAGATTGGGATTTTATGTATTCAAGTTTGTAGATGAGTTCCTGTGAGGTTTGACAAGAGTATCGAGGTTGAAGTTTTTAGCTTTATATCACTATCAAGATTCCCAGGTACTTTGTTCTTTTGTCTGATTTTCTATCTGGGGTTTTTGTTTTAATCTTTTGAAATATGTGAAATTTATGTTTGATCATGGAGAAATGGTTATAGTGAGTGAAACAGTTTGAACATTCATTACAGGAAATTTTCTTGCCTGTTATCTCGGAAATTTCGAGAGATATGGAGCCTATTATGGAGAAACAAAGGAGTTTTCGTGGTATAGTGGTGGAGAAACAGAAGAGCTTTAAAGGGTTAATGGAGAAGCAGAAAAGCTTTAGGCTAGCAATGGAGAGGCAGCTGAGTTTTGGTGTTGAGAGGAAAAAGAACAAAGATTCACCGGGGAAGCGAGGGGATTCCCCTCTTCATCTTGCTGCCCGGGCGGGTAACTTAGGGAAAGTGAAAGAAATAAttcagaaatttgataatattaatAACGGTGTGAGAGATTTGCTGTCGAATCAGAACCAAGAAGGCGAGACTCCTTTGTATGTTTCGGCAGAAAATGGGAATGTCTCAGTTGTTGgggagttcttgagttattcgGATGTTGAGGTTGCCTCGATTGCGGCTAACAATGGCTATGATCCCTTCCATGTGGCTGCCAAGCAGGGTCATCTTGGTAAGTCTTCAACCTAGTTCTTCGTTACTCGATTTTAACAAGAATTCGTTCTTTTTGGAGGGCTTTTAGCTTTGGATGAGTCATTGTTAATGATTTCTTAATGCTTTTGGTGGTTTTTGGCCTTTCTTTACTAATGGGTTTTCTTGGTGTATCATGTACATATGATTCCTAAATGTTTTAGGTTTGGGCTCAATTCAGTTAAATGAATTGCACTAGTTTTTCCTTCTAAATTTATAATAAGGCATCATGTAAAAGTTAAAGATGTGTTTAAACTCGTAGGGACTTCCCTCCCACCCTTTCCCACATAACAGGAACAATTAGTTGCATTTGAATGACTGAATTTGAAGCTAGGGACTTCAAATTCATATTAACAGAATCCATTGGTTTGTTTGGACAAATTCATTTGACAAATGATTTTAAACCTAAAATAGTTAATTTTTTAAGCCATCAATATGGAGTGCTTAGAAATCCTCCCCTCAAATAGTTCATCAAATCCAATCATTCAATTCAAACACGACTTTAGTGTTCAAGTATGATTTTTGCCCGTATCTGTGGAGAACATTGTTCAAGGTGGATAAACATGAAAGGTATTCTAAATTGTCGAGTTGGCTCTTCATGCTTGATGGGCTTATAAAATGGAAATAAAAGTCacaaattaaaagattaattacatatgaattttgtttttccAATCTTGGTGGAGTGTTACAAGTGTTTCATTCCTTGGCCTTTCTTATATGTCAGATGAACCAGTAGTTGACTCTGTCTACAATGAATTTGCACAAGTATATtagaataaaatttgaaatacaaagaagCGACTGAAcccaataagaaaaaaaaactgtCCAGGAGATTTCATGTGCTCGTATTCATCAGTATTTGCTAAAATTACAGATGTGCTGAAGGAACTGCTTCGTTTTTTCCCCAGTCTAATCATGACCACAGATGTTACCAATTCTACTGCCTTACACACAGCAGCTGCTCAGGGACATGTTCACGTGGTAAACCTCCTTCTGGACATTGATTCCAACCTAGCGAAGATTGCTCGCAATAATGGGAAGACTGTGCTTCACACGGCAGCTAGGATGGGCCACTTGGAAGTAGTAAAATCCCTTTTGAAAAAAGATCCCAGTATTGGTTTCCGAACCGATAGAAAAGGTCAATCGGCATTGCATATGGCCGTTAAGGGTCAGAATGTAGATATTGTTATGGAGCTTATAAAGCCGGACCCAACTGTGTTGAAGTTGGAAGATAACAAGGGCAACACTGCCCTCCATATTGCAACAAGAAAATGCCGAATTCAGGTTTGTTCAAAAAATCTTGATGTGGCATTGTTTCAGAACTCATGTATATTATGCTCCCCCTAAAATTTAGTCATTCTAACTTTGCCTCCCCTGATCAAGAAACCAACTCCTTTGCTTGCATACTCCCTGACTTTTATTAATGTATTTTTGTTTCGAAACTTGAtgtggatattgtttccttacCTTGCAGATAGTACGGTGTTTAATAGTCAATGAGGGTATTGACTTAAATGCAACTAATAGTTCTGGAGAGACGCCTCTGGATATTGCCAGCAAGTTTGAAACTCCCGAACTAGTTACCGTCTTAAAGGAAGCAGGAGCTATGCATTCTAAAGATTATGGGAAACCACAAAGTGCGGCAAAGCAACTCAAGCAGACTGTCAGTGACATAAAACACGATGTTCAGTCCCAACTCCAACAGAGTCGCCAGACAGGATCCAGGGTACGAAAAATTGCGAAGAAAGTAAAGAAGCTTCACCTCGAGGGTCTCAATAATGCCATAAATTCCGCAACTGTCGTGGCTGTCCTTATTGCTACCGTTGCTTTTGCCGCCATTTTCACAGTGCCTGGCCAATATGTCGAGCAGAAAACCAAAGGATTCTCACTGGGGGAAGCCAATGTAGCAAACAAAGCAGCTTTTGTAATCTTCTTTCTATTCGACAGTTTTGCCTTGTTCATCTCCCTGGCTGTCGTCCTGGTTCAAACATCTGTGGTCGTGATCGTACACCAGGCAAAGAAACAGCTCATGTTCGTTATAAACAAGCTTATGTGGTTAGCTTGTCTCTTTATTTCCATTGCTTTTATATCACTTGCATATATTGTGGTTGGAGCTCACGAGAAATGGCTTGCTATATATGCTACCGTCCTTGGTTCTATAATAATGATGACTACAATTGGCTCGATGTGCTATTGTGTCGTTCAGCACAGGTTGGAAGACTCAAGAATGAGAAGCATAAGGAGAGGTAAGACGCTCTCACGTTCTTTTTCAATGTCTAATATGGTGTCGGATCCAGAGACATACAGTGAGAGATACAAGAGGATGTATGCTGTTTAAAACATGTTACATGTGCACCGTGAACTCTTCGCTCTGGAAAAATCGCCATGGAAGATCGTATGGAATGGTGGTTTCGACAGTTTTCGGGGTTGAATAAACGGGCAGGGGCAGTATTCATTATGGTGTTGCAACTTTCATATTATTTATGTATAGGATTCTACGAGCAGGGTAAGAGATATTACAGTCCGTGATCTGTCGGAAAGCATAGGTTGCAAGAGAGTGGCTATGAGTAAGATTTGTGATATTAGAAATATGTGCGAAATATCATCATGTATTATTGATCTACATCTAcgtaattataattttactaATTTTCTTGAACATCTTGTAGGgaatattatttgtattttcgGTTTAGGATTGATTTTCTTTATATATTAGCATGAGTACTGAGATTatgtcgggacgtaaatttcaaaaaaaatttaacacgGTATATAAAAAGAGATGTtacataataattatattaaaaaaactaaaatacttcaaatattgataataaaaaaaaggaaaaaataaaatacaaaaattaattcgagacggtttcacgggtcaattttgtaagacatatattatatttgagttgtctatgataaaatattactttttattataagtATGAACATGATTGACTTGTCTtgagaataaatatatttgaaataatctcACAAAAagatttattcaaaataaaatatgtgtacgGAATTATTTTAGAGTAACTGAATTGAAGTTAAAGAATATGAATGATGTGAAAATGGTGTAAAAACTAAAACACATTACTAAATGCattgtgttgaaaaattatttaaaaatatgttaaatatttgtgttgaaaatgtgaatgttgaatgttgaaaattaggtaaaattaggtgttgaatattgaaaattagtgtgtgatgatgtaggtaatgatgtattttatttttggattatttgtaaaaattttctataaatagatctctcatttgtgaagaaaatcacaattgagttgagagaaaaatattataaagtgtgtagtgtgataattttgagagtttgagatttttacttttttaccgtaaatttttactttttcacaacacgttatcagcacgaagctctaaaagtcctccatatttttccaagctccgaacagaagaaaaaggtaacaaaagtaataatatttattttactgttatttatttattgtttatatatgtaatatataatataatgttattNNNNNNNNNNNNNNNNNNNNNNNNNNNNNNNNNNNNNNNNNNNNNNNNNNNNNNNNNNNNNNNNNNNNNNNNNNNNNNNNNNNNNNNNNNNNNNNNNNNNNNNNNNNNNNNNNNNNNNNNNNNNNNNNNNNNNNNNNNNNNNNNNNNNNNNNNNNNNNNNNNNNNNNNNNNNNNNNNNNNNNNNNNNNNNNNNNNNNNNNNNNNNNNNNNNNNNNNNNNNNNNNNNNNNNNNNNNNNNNNNNNNNNNNNNNNNNNNNNNNNNNNNNNNNNNNNNNNNNNNNNNNNNNNNNNNNNNNNNNNNNNNNNNNNNNNNNNNNNNNNNNNNNNNNNNNNNNNNNNNNNNNNNNNNNNNNNNNNNNNNNNNNNNNNNNNNNNNNNNNNNNNNNNNNNNNNNNNNNNNNNNNNNNNNNNNNNNNNNNNNNNNNNNNNNNNNNNNNNNNNNNNNNNNNNNNNNNNNNNNNNNNNNNNNNNNNNNNNNNNNNNNNNNNNNNNNNNNNNNNNNNNNNNNNNNNNNNNNNNNNNNNNNNNNNNNNNNNNNNNNNNNNNNNNNNNNNNNNNNNNNNNNNNNNNNNNNNNNNNNNNNNNNNNNNNNNNNNNNNNNNNNNNNNNNNNNNNNNNNNNNNNNNNNNNNNNNNNNNNNNNNNNNNNNNNNNNNNNNNNNNNNNNNNNNNNNNNNNNNNNNNNNNNNNNNNNNNNNNNNNNNNNNNNNNNNNNNNNNNNNNNNNNNNNNNNNNNNNNNNNNNNNNNNNNNNNNNNNNNNNNNNNNNNNNNNNNNNNNNNNNNNNNNNNNNNNNNNNNNNNNNNNNNNNNNNNNNNNNNNNNNNNNNNNNNNNNNNNNNNNNNNNNNNNNNNNNNNNNNNNNNNNNNNNNNNNNNNNNNNNNNNNNNNNNNNNNNNNNNNNNNNNNNNNNNNNNNNNNNNNNNNNNNNNNNNNNNNNNNNNNNNNNNNNNN from Primulina huaijiensis isolate GDHJ02 unplaced genomic scaffold, ASM1229523v2 scaffold25443, whole genome shotgun sequence includes:
- the LOC140967620 gene encoding polygalacturonase-like, which codes for MYLITNSIADAIFLALFLILCHKSFATPTMLNVMDFGAKPDAKTDSTAAFSTAWSSACGDINPSTIYVPKGRFLLKNLHFSGPCSNNTITIQVDGTLVAPLDYNVIGNVGNWLIFEDVDGVSIRGGTLDGQGAGLWACKMHGSNCPSGATSLGIWNSKNVEIIGLSSINSQMFHIVINGCQNVKLQGVDISASGNSPNTDGVHVQLSTDVAILNSKISTGDDCVSIGPGAMNLLIENVDCGPGHGISIGSLGKDFDEAGVHNVTVRTVRFKDAQNGLRIKTWGRPSKGFVNNVVFQHAIMDNVQNPIVIDQNYCPGNKNCPGQVSGVKISDVTYQDIHGTSATEVAVKFDCSKSKPCDQIKLENVTLSYQNHAPKALCSNAAGTTTGRVEPTSCLV
- the LOC140967510 gene encoding uncharacterized protein produces the protein MEPIMEKQRSFRGIVVEKQKSFKGLMEKQKSFRLAMERQLSFGVERKKNKDSPGKRGDSPLHLAARAGNLGKVKEIIQKFDNINNGVRDLLSNQNQEGETPLYVSAENGNVSVVGEFLSYSDVEVASIAANNGYDPFHVAAKQGHLDVLKELLRFFPSLIMTTDVTNSTALHTAAAQGHVHVVNLLLDIDSNLAKIARNNGKTVLHTAARMGHLEVVKSLLKKDPSIGFRTDRKGQSALHMAVKGQNVDIVMELIKPDPTVLKLEDNKGNTALHIATRKCRIQIVRCLIVNEGIDLNATNSSGETPLDIASKFETPELVTVLKEAGAMHSKDYGKPQSAAKQLKQTVSDIKHDVQSQLQQSRQTGSRVRKIAKKVKKLHLEGLNNAINSATVVAVLIATVAFAAIFTVPGQYVEQKTKGFSLGEANVANKAAFVIFFLFDSFALFISLAVVLVQTSVVVIVHQAKKQLMFVINKLMWLACLFISIAFISLAYIVVGAHEKWLAIYATVLGSIIMMTTIGSMCYCVVQHRLEDSRMRSIRRGKTLSRSFSMSNMVSDPETYSERYKRMYAV